One genomic window of Quercus lobata isolate SW786 chromosome 9, ValleyOak3.0 Primary Assembly, whole genome shotgun sequence includes the following:
- the LOC115961478 gene encoding B3 domain-containing transcription factor VRN1-like: MASSSMGGRGRTPIHFFKIILPSTLQDMTLRILEKFVKKFGDELSTVATLIVPNGGIWQVGLEKFGNNIWFCDGWLDFAKYHSICYGFFLVFIYEGNSNFHVHVFDKTAIEIQYPSRKNCILENQVDIIDLDDSHDTDISGHDELNENEMSNSDEVPTKHEVKEKFVRKTFSGMSSKGKLMMSRGRERAIQAARKFKPKNASFMGILQPYNIRFNYMFQSFFFMQYVPAEFSIKYISQNHNVTLQTSNGKQWHVRCHYHQYSASSAMKMSKGCAAFFKDNNLEEGDVCVFEVIKRKPVVLSVSIFHVVDHQSSD, encoded by the exons ATGGCCTCAAGTTCTATGGGTGGCAGGGGCAGGACACCCATTCATTTCTTCAAGATTATACTCCCCTCCACTTTGCAAGACATGACACTG AGAATCCTTGAAAagtttgtgaaaaaatttggagATGAGCTCTCCACTGTTGCTACACTCATTGTTCCCAATGGTGGTATTTGGCAAGTGGGATTGGAGAAATTTGGCAATAACATTTGGTTTTGTGATGGTTGGCTTGATTTTGCTAAATATCATTCTATTTGTTATGGGTTCTTTTTAGTCTTCATatatgaaggaaattcaaaTTTCCATGTTCATGTATTTGATAAGACTGCTATTGAGATTCAATACCCATCAAGGAAGAATTGTATATTGGAAAATCAGGTTGACATAATAGACTTAGATGATAGTCATGATACAGACATATCAGGGCATGACGAGttgaatgaaaatgaaatgtCTAACTCAGATGAGGTGCCCACAAAACATGAAGTGAAAGAAAAGTTTGTAAGGAAAACATTTTCTGGCATGTCTTCAAAAGGGAAACTCATGATGtcaagaggaagagagagagcaatccAAGCAGCCAGAAAGTTCAAACCTAAAAATGCATCTTTCATGGGTATCTTGCAGCCCTATAATATACGCTTTAATTATATG TTCCAATCCTTCTTTTTTATGCAGTATGTGCCTGCTGAATTTTCTATCAAGTATATTAGTCAAAATCATAACGTCACACTTCAAACTTCTAACGGAAAACAATGGCATGTCCGGTGCCATTACCACCAATATTCTGCCTCTTCAGCAATGAAAATGAGTAAGGGATGTGCTGCATTTTTCAAGgacaataatttagaagaagGAGATGTCTGTGTCTTTGAGGTGATCAAGAGGAAGCCTGTTGTGCTTAGTGTTTCAATATTTCACGTGGTTGACCATCAGAGTTCAGACTAG
- the LOC115961479 gene encoding B3 domain-containing transcription factor VRN1-like, with protein sequence MTKTRKSRVVHNWNCDQPPSSSMAGRPRTPSSFFKIILPSTIQDMKLRIPKKFVKEYGDELSTFATLTVPNGDIWQVGLEKSDMNILFCDGWRDLVEYYSICYWYFLVFRYEGYSNFYVHIFDKTATEIQYPPSKNSKLEDQVDIIDLDDTNTSSHDMLNENEMSNSVELPTKHKEVREKLLGKKISGMSSKGKLMMSRGKERAIQAARMLKPKNASFVGIMPPSYYMYLPGEFSMNIGQNQIVTLQTPNGKQWCVWCYYYNPPSLRMRIGKGWTAFSRDNNLEEGDVCVFEVIKRKPVVLSITIFHVVDHQSSD encoded by the exons ATGACAAAGACTCGCAAGAGTAGAGTAGTGCACAACTGGAATTGTGATCAACCGCCATCAAGTTCTATGGCTGGAAGGCCCAGGACACCCTCTAGCTTCTTCAAGATCATACTCCCCTCCACTATTCAAGACATGAAACTG AGGATCCctaaaaaatttgtgaaagaaTATGGGGATGAGCTATCCACTTTTGCTACACTCACTGTTCCCAATGGCGATATTTGGCAAGTGGGGTTGGAGAAATCTGACATgaacattttgttttgtgatgGTTGGAGGGATCTTGTTGAATACTATTCTATTTGTTATTGGTACTTTTTAGTCTTCAGATATGAAGGATATTCTAATTTCTATGTTCATATATTTGATAAGACTGCTACTGAGATTCAATATCCACCAAGCAAGAATAGTAAATTGGAAGATCAAGTTGACATAATTGATTTAGATGATACAAACACATCAAGCCATGACATGttgaatgaaaatgaaatgtCCAACTCAGTTGAGTTGCCCACAAAACATAAAGAAGTGAGAGAAAAGCttctagggaaaaaaatttctggcATGTCTTCAAAAGGGAAACTCATGATGTccagaggaaaagagagagcaaTCCAAGCAGCAAGAATGTTAAAGCCTAAAAATGCTTCTTTCGTGGGCATCATGCCACCTTCTTATTATATG TATCTGCCTGGTGAATTTTCTATGAATATTGGTCAGAATCAAATTGTCACACTTCAGACTCCAAATGGAAAACAATGGTGTGTCTGGTGCTATTATTACAATCCTCCATCTTTAAGAATGAGAATTGGGAAGGGATGGACTGCATTTTCCAGGgacaataatttagaagaagGGGATGTTTGTGTCTTTGAGGTGATAAAGAGGAAGCCTGTTGTGCTTAGTATCACAATATTTCATGTTGTGGACCATCAAAGTTCAGACTAG
- the LOC115959399 gene encoding B3 domain-containing transcription factor VRN1-like has translation MAAKPKTGRTRVVPNWKYDHHHHWPSSSMSMAPSHFFKIILPSTMQEMKLSIPEKFVSEFGDELSSVAKLIVPYGRIWHVGLEKSDKNIWFGDGWQDFVEYHSICYGYFLVFRYEGNSNFHVLVFDKTATEIQYPLRKNCKLEDQVDIMKLGDAIISMHDKLDENEMSDSDELLTKYEVREKFLKKRFSGTSSKKKFKMSRGRERAIQAARMLKPKNPSFIGVLRPNYMQRYIMYVPVQFAVKYLGQPKIVKLQTSNGKQWLAKCILRDRASSAMNIGRGWTVFSRDNNLEEGDVCVFELIKKQPVVLKVSIFRVVDYAV, from the exons ATGGCAGCTAAACCAAAGACTGGTCGGACTAGAGTGGTACCCAACTGGAAATATGATCATCATCACCACTGGCCTTCAAGTTCTATGTCTATGGCACCCTCTCACTTCTTCAAGATAATCCTTCCCTCCACCATGCAAGAAATGAAACTG AGTATACCTGAAAAATTTGTGAGTGAATTTGGGGATGAACTATCCTCTGTTGCAAAACTCATTGTACCCTATGGTCGTATTTGGCATGTGGGATTGGAGAAATCTGACAAGAACATTTGGTTTGGTGATGGTTGGCAGGATTTTGTAGAATACCATTCTATTTGTTATGGTTACTTTCTAGTTTTtagatatgaaggaaattcaaaTTTCCATGTTCTTGTATTTGATAAGACTGCCACAGAGATTCAGTATCCATTGAGAAAGAATTGTAAATTGGAAGATCAAGTGGACATTATGAAATTAGGTGATGCAATTATATCAATGCATGACAAGTTGGATGAAAATGAAATGTCTGACTCAGATGAGTTGCTTACAAAATATGAAGTGAGAGAaaagtttttaaagaaaagatttTCTGGCACatcttcaaaaaagaaatttaagatgtccagaggaagagagagagcaatccAAGCAGCCAGAAtgttgaagcctaaaaatccttCTTTCATAGGTGTCTTGCGGCCAAATTATATGCAAAGATATATTATG TATGTGCCTGTCCAATTTGCTGTCAAGTATCTTGGTCAGCCTAAAATTGTCAAACTTCAGACTTCTAACGGAAAGCAATGGCTTGCCAAATGCATTCTCAGAGATCGTGCAAGTTCAGCAATGAATATAGGGCGGGGATGGACAGTATTTTCGAGGGACAATAATTTGGAAGAAGGAGATGTTTGTGTCTTTGAGCTGATCAAGAAGCAGCCAGTTGTGCTTAAGGTATCAATATTTCGCGTCGTTGACTATGCAGTGTAA